The sequence GTCCGCCGAGGCGGCCATAAGCTGGGCCTTATGGGTGAAGTGCTGGCCGGGAGCAACGCCGTGTGGGAATTCGAACCCGACGCCGTGGTGATCCGGTACAGCAGAGGCGTACGAGGCTCCCGACTACTCCAGGCGCTCGGTGAGCGGCGGGTGCCGCACGAGGCGCTGGAGGACGTGGAGCTGGTGCCCGGCCGCCGCGGCACCGTGGTCCTGCGCGCGACCCCGCACCCCGGCGTCGACCCGCTCATCGAGGTCGCCGGCGGCCAGTTGCGGGAGAGCGCCGATCCCTACCGGCTGGTGCTGCCCGAGCAGAGCGCCGAACTCGCCGAGGCCGCCCGGGACGACCTGCTGGCCGCCGTTCGCACCGCCGCGGTCACCGCGGACCCGCCCGGCGGGCGCTACCTGGTGCCGGCCCCCGCGGTGCCGCGCTCCTTCAAGGCGTACGACGCGAAGGCCACCTTCGACGGCCACGCGGTCGGCTTCCACTGGTTCCGCACCGGCGCCTCCACCGCGAAGTGGAACTCCGGCGACCAGACCTTCCCCGTTGAGGAGTTGTGCGGCGTCGACTGGCGCTCACCGGAGCAGGTCCACGGCCAC comes from Streptomyces sp. NBC_00448 and encodes:
- a CDS encoding DUF4429 domain-containing protein; protein product: MGEVLAGSNAVWEFEPDAVVIRYSRGVRGSRLLQALGERRVPHEALEDVELVPGRRGTVVLRATPHPGVDPLIEVAGGQLRESADPYRLVLPEQSAELAEAARDDLLAAVRTAAVTADPPGGRYLVPAPAVPRSFKAYDAKATFDGHAVGFHWFRTGASTAKWNSGDQTFPVEELCGVDWRSPEQVHGHLRLLLRDPAEPLPPADRDPASVIFGLGYGSVHESLPFAAAVLAAIRTSRVRP